In bacterium, the following are encoded in one genomic region:
- the clpB gene encoding ATP-dependent chaperone ClpB → MNSDKMTIKAQEALSNAQSLALERHHTQIEPEHILMAMLDDHDGTVPALIKKLGSPLATICTQAESILDRMPRVSDTTQQVYLSGRASRILIEAGKEAEKLKDEYISTEHLFIAMSEENTESGKMLKGFGIWRETLYRALRDVRGAQRVTDQNPEGKYQSLQKYGRNLNELARRSKLDPVIGRDEEIRRVLQVLSRRTKNNPVLIGEPGVGKTAIAEGLAHRIIDGDVPENLRTKTIMALDMGALIAGAKFRGEFEERLKAVLREVTESQGEIILFIDELHTLVGAGAAEGAVDAANMLKPALARGELRAIGATTLDEYRKHIEKDPALERRFQPVLVDEPSIHDTISILRGLKEKYEVHHGVRIQDNAIIAAAVLSDRYIADRFMPDKAIDLIDEAASKLRIEINSMPEELDTVERTIKQLEIEQLALKKESDTVSLSRLDKISSELADLKEKRTALRSHWETEKKVIEQIRRVQSEIEITKSQIEQSERAGDLNKAAELKYGRLTELGTQMEKEKNKLAEVQKNQKMLKEEVGEDDIAEIVAKWTGIPVSRMLESEKDKILSMPERLQERVVGQNEAVVSVSDAIKRSRAGLSDEKRPIGSFIFLGPTGVGKTELAKAVAEFLFDDETAMVRLDMSEYMEQHSVSRLIGAPPGYIGYDEGGQLTEAVRRKPYSVILLDEIEKAHPEVFNILLQVLDDGHLTDNKGRTVNFRNTIIIMTSNLGASVIMEKMNDMASENRDRIHAGIKESVISLLRQRLRPEFINRIDDIVVFRPLERSDLQRIVHIQFAHVKKLLQKHNIGIELDTTAVDALARLGFDPIFGARPLKRLIQKDVVTQISTELLKGAFVPNDQLLLAFHDDVFRLTKRNSSLKSVA, encoded by the coding sequence ATGAATTCCGATAAAATGACAATCAAAGCGCAAGAGGCTTTATCTAATGCCCAGTCGTTAGCGTTGGAGCGTCATCATACGCAGATCGAACCTGAGCATATTTTAATGGCGATGTTGGACGATCATGATGGTACGGTTCCTGCCTTGATCAAAAAATTAGGCTCCCCGCTTGCTACGATATGTACGCAGGCCGAATCCATACTTGATCGCATGCCGCGTGTTTCCGATACCACACAACAGGTTTATTTGTCAGGTCGTGCGAGCCGTATATTGATCGAAGCCGGTAAAGAAGCGGAAAAACTCAAAGACGAATACATCAGTACCGAACATCTTTTCATCGCTATGTCTGAAGAAAACACGGAATCCGGAAAAATGCTCAAAGGTTTCGGCATATGGCGTGAGACACTTTATCGTGCATTGCGTGATGTCCGCGGCGCGCAGCGCGTAACCGACCAAAATCCCGAAGGTAAATATCAATCTTTGCAAAAATACGGGCGCAATCTGAATGAATTAGCCCGACGCAGTAAACTGGACCCGGTCATCGGACGCGACGAAGAAATCCGTCGTGTTTTACAGGTTTTGTCGCGTCGCACCAAAAATAATCCCGTACTGATCGGTGAACCCGGCGTCGGTAAAACCGCCATTGCCGAAGGCCTTGCCCATCGCATTATTGACGGCGACGTCCCCGAAAATCTCAGAACAAAAACCATCATGGCTTTAGATATGGGCGCACTCATCGCCGGTGCCAAATTTCGCGGTGAATTTGAAGAACGACTCAAAGCCGTGCTTCGCGAGGTCACCGAATCCCAAGGCGAAATTATTCTTTTCATTGACGAACTGCATACACTCGTCGGTGCCGGGGCGGCCGAAGGCGCTGTGGATGCGGCTAATATGCTCAAACCGGCATTGGCGCGTGGCGAATTACGCGCAATCGGAGCTACCACACTGGATGAATACCGCAAGCACATCGAAAAAGATCCGGCGCTCGAACGGCGGTTCCAACCGGTTTTAGTGGATGAACCATCTATTCACGATACCATCTCTATATTACGCGGTCTCAAAGAAAAATACGAAGTGCACCATGGCGTTCGCATACAAGATAACGCTATCATAGCGGCGGCCGTACTTTCTGATCGTTACATAGCCGATCGTTTTATGCCGGACAAAGCCATTGATCTGATCGACGAAGCGGCTTCCAAGCTACGTATTGAAATCAATTCGATGCCTGAAGAGTTGGATACGGTTGAGCGTACCATCAAACAACTGGAAATCGAACAATTGGCGCTTAAAAAAGAAAGCGACACCGTATCCCTAAGCCGACTGGATAAAATTTCAAGCGAACTCGCTGACCTTAAAGAAAAACGTACGGCGCTGCGTAGTCATTGGGAAACGGAGAAAAAAGTTATCGAACAAATTCGCCGCGTCCAATCTGAAATAGAAATTACAAAATCGCAGATCGAACAATCCGAACGCGCCGGTGATCTCAATAAAGCCGCGGAACTCAAATACGGACGGCTCACTGAACTCGGTACACAAATGGAAAAGGAAAAAAATAAATTAGCCGAAGTTCAGAAAAACCAAAAAATGCTCAAAGAAGAGGTCGGTGAAGATGATATTGCCGAGATTGTTGCCAAGTGGACTGGCATCCCCGTCTCTCGCATGTTAGAATCAGAGAAAGATAAAATTTTAAGCATGCCGGAGCGCCTTCAAGAACGCGTTGTCGGTCAGAACGAAGCCGTTGTATCTGTTTCGGATGCGATCAAACGATCGCGTGCAGGATTATCGGATGAAAAAAGACCCATCGGCTCATTCATTTTCTTGGGCCCGACCGGTGTCGGAAAAACTGAATTAGCCAAAGCTGTTGCCGAATTTTTATTTGACGATGAAACCGCTATGGTACGACTGGATATGTCCGAATACATGGAACAACACAGCGTTTCACGCCTCATCGGTGCGCCTCCGGGCTATATCGGTTACGACGAAGGCGGTCAGTTGACGGAAGCCGTTCGCAGAAAACCGTATAGTGTTATTCTGCTTGATGAAATAGAAAAAGCACATCCCGAAGTTTTTAATATCTTACTTCAAGTATTGGATGACGGGCATCTTACAGATAATAAAGGCCGTACCGTTAATTTCCGTAATACCATCATTATCATGACGTCCAATCTTGGCGCTTCTGTAATCATGGAAAAAATGAATGATATGGCGTCCGAAAACCGTGATCGCATTCACGCCGGTATCAAAGAATCCGTCATATCCCTGCTCCGCCAACGTTTACGCCCGGAGTTTATCAACCGGATTGACGATATTGTCGTATTCAGGCCGTTGGAACGCAGTGATTTGCAGCGGATCGTACATATACAATTTGCGCATGTAAAAAAACTTCTACAAAAACATAACATAGGCATCGAATTGGACACCACGGCGGTGGATGCATTAGCCCGGCTCGGATTTGATCCGATATTTGGCGCCCGTCCGCTAAAACGGTTGATCCAAAAGGACGTCGTAACTCAGATATCCACAGAGCTTCTCAAAGGAGCTTTTGTTCCAAATGATCAACTATTACTTGCGTTCCATGATGACGTTTTCCGATTAACCAAACGCAATAGTTCGCTAAAATCAGTTGCCTAA
- a CDS encoding energy transducer TonB — translation MEKVMQSDRGFKSVLAEVYQKNMVKGLSAGVVLHAFIIGTIVWVIGQNPKAVKQVMNQISILVDMPPLTNIPEIPAINLPQKFNPGDIIKGIPIITPDAIVSPDITIPSQDDWIEKFSDNSVPMDWNNLDVSLPNFENVSIDSKNTTSGEFTIVEQMPEVIHRVKPEYPSLPRQAGIEGRVYVKGLVNEEGMVTRTVFASGDEIFYNAASETFLKTRFKPGINGGVAVKVWVMMPFTFRLR, via the coding sequence ATGGAAAAGGTAATGCAATCTGACCGTGGATTCAAATCCGTGTTGGCTGAAGTTTACCAAAAAAATATGGTAAAAGGATTAAGTGCGGGTGTTGTTTTACATGCTTTCATTATCGGAACGATTGTGTGGGTAATCGGCCAAAACCCAAAAGCAGTTAAGCAGGTCATGAACCAAATATCTATACTGGTGGATATGCCGCCTTTAACAAACATCCCGGAAATTCCTGCGATCAATTTACCTCAAAAATTTAATCCGGGTGACATTATCAAAGGAATCCCTATCATAACTCCTGATGCCATAGTTTCTCCCGATATTACGATACCTTCGCAAGACGACTGGATAGAAAAGTTTTCTGATAATAGTGTTCCGATGGATTGGAATAATCTTGATGTGAGCTTACCGAATTTTGAAAATGTGAGTATTGATAGTAAAAACACAACTTCAGGCGAATTTACGATAGTGGAGCAGATGCCCGAGGTGATACATCGCGTGAAACCCGAATACCCATCTCTTCCAAGACAAGCCGGCATTGAGGGTAGAGTATATGTTAAGGGATTAGTCAACGAAGAAGGTATGGTAACCCGCACGGTTTTTGCTTCTGGGGATGAGATATTTTATAATGCGGCTTCAGAGACCTTTTTGAAAACACGTTTCAAACCGGGAATCAATGGCGGCGTAGCCGTAAAAGTATGGGTTATGATGCCCTTTACTTTTCGTTTGCGTTAG
- a CDS encoding PP2C family protein-serine/threonine phosphatase: MQKEPGILDILSNDVEKADFWHTMKREYRELHEFYIDSDRKKRLLSMGRFKRSMHIAAWILQGMFYKLTPARRLLIVAGILLSINGITFKFASWLVGDRGLLGALLIFFVLMLELKDKLLAHDELDAGRTIQRALLPPEQPNIPGWSVWLFTRPAREVGGDLVDIIDHDSKTMSILMADVSGKGLRAALWTAKLQATIRALITMITDPLDLVDRVNKIFHRDSLRSVFASMVLLRVNKSSGQIQYVNAGHLPPVLCNRDGKTECGRGQLAIGLSPSSKYVLNELTMAIGDVLVSFSDGVTEAANENGEFYGNDKPLQIAERLRNTDAPVIGKAILLDLERFVGESSASDDISIIILKRHS; the protein is encoded by the coding sequence ATGCAAAAAGAACCGGGCATACTGGATATATTGAGTAACGATGTCGAAAAGGCTGATTTTTGGCATACGATGAAACGTGAATACCGCGAACTGCACGAGTTTTACATTGACTCGGATCGAAAAAAGCGGTTGTTATCCATGGGTCGCTTCAAACGTTCTATGCACATCGCTGCGTGGATATTGCAAGGTATGTTTTACAAACTCACTCCCGCCCGACGACTATTGATCGTAGCCGGGATTTTGCTGAGTATCAATGGGATTACATTTAAGTTTGCATCATGGCTTGTGGGAGATCGGGGGCTTTTGGGCGCGTTACTTATCTTTTTTGTCCTCATGTTGGAACTAAAGGATAAATTGCTCGCGCATGACGAACTGGATGCCGGACGAACGATTCAGCGTGCGCTTTTACCTCCGGAGCAGCCTAATATACCCGGGTGGTCCGTTTGGTTATTTACCAGGCCGGCGCGCGAAGTGGGCGGAGATTTAGTGGATATTATTGATCATGACAGCAAGACAATGAGTATTTTGATGGCCGATGTTTCCGGAAAGGGATTGCGTGCTGCTTTGTGGACGGCCAAATTGCAAGCTACGATTCGTGCATTGATCACTATGATAACCGATCCTTTGGATTTGGTGGATCGGGTTAATAAGATATTTCATCGTGACAGCCTGCGTAGTGTATTTGCCTCCATGGTACTTTTGCGTGTCAATAAATCTTCGGGGCAGATACAATATGTCAATGCCGGACATTTACCGCCGGTTTTGTGTAATCGTGATGGGAAAACGGAGTGCGGACGCGGGCAATTAGCTATCGGACTTTCTCCGTCATCAAAATACGTTTTAAACGAGCTAACGATGGCGATTGGGGATGTGCTCGTCTCGTTTTCGGACGGTGTGACCGAAGCGGCTAATGAAAATGGGGAATTTTATGGAAATGATAAGCCGCTACAAATCGCCGAGCGATTAAGAAATACAGATGCACCGGTTATCGGGAAAGCCATTTTACTTGATCTGGAACGCTTCGTGGGTGAATCTTCCGCTTCCGATGATATTTCGATAATTATTTTAAAACGCCACAGTTGA
- a CDS encoding insulinase family protein, translating into MKPGLRLLSLGLSILLAISSCAKKEDAVPKFSVPVEYHKLENGLKVVLSPDATAPTATVAVYYNIGFRIEPKDRTGFAHLFEHMMFQGSQNLGKMEFIQLIQRNGGILNGSTRFDFTNYFQVVPSNKLETILWGEADRMKGLAITKENLKNQQEVVKNEVKVNVLNQPYGGFPWLDMPQYANTNWYNAHNFYGDLKDLDAATLEDVQSFFKTYYAPNNAALVVVGDFEPKQTLEWIKKYFGSIAAQPQPAKPDISEPEQTVEKKSKKQDPLATRPAVAVAYQMPARNTPEYYAMGLLDQILVQGEDSKLHQALVQKKGYTGQVSGGINYLGNMFNYNGPMLWMMDLIHDQNVSADSIMLEVDRIMQELAEKPVDQATLNRALVKMRSSLYGEFNQTGGLGKMDLLACFALFDDNPARINTLEDEFRKVTPELIRETAKKYLRSTNRTILSVEATNVMKNKMGAAQ; encoded by the coding sequence ATGAAACCAGGATTGCGTTTGTTAAGTCTGGGACTAAGCATTCTGTTGGCAATATCATCATGCGCCAAAAAAGAAGATGCTGTTCCCAAATTTAGTGTTCCGGTAGAATACCACAAACTTGAAAACGGGTTGAAAGTCGTACTTTCACCGGATGCCACAGCCCCGACAGCGACCGTTGCCGTGTATTACAATATCGGCTTTCGCATCGAACCCAAAGATCGAACGGGATTCGCACACCTATTCGAACATATGATGTTCCAAGGTTCACAGAATCTCGGTAAAATGGAATTTATCCAATTGATTCAGCGTAACGGCGGTATTCTTAATGGTTCGACCCGTTTTGATTTTACCAATTATTTTCAGGTTGTCCCTTCTAATAAATTGGAAACCATTCTGTGGGGCGAAGCCGACCGTATGAAAGGCCTCGCTATTACCAAAGAGAATCTTAAAAACCAACAGGAAGTTGTCAAAAACGAAGTAAAAGTCAATGTTCTCAATCAGCCTTATGGCGGATTCCCTTGGCTTGATATGCCGCAATATGCCAATACCAATTGGTACAATGCACATAATTTTTACGGCGACCTCAAAGATCTGGATGCCGCTACGCTTGAAGATGTTCAATCATTTTTCAAAACATATTATGCGCCCAACAATGCCGCGTTAGTGGTGGTCGGTGACTTTGAACCTAAACAAACGTTGGAATGGATAAAAAAATATTTTGGCAGTATCGCGGCGCAACCCCAACCGGCAAAACCGGATATCAGCGAACCGGAGCAAACTGTAGAGAAAAAATCCAAAAAACAGGATCCGCTTGCGACACGCCCTGCAGTAGCTGTGGCCTACCAGATGCCTGCCCGCAATACGCCTGAGTATTATGCCATGGGATTGTTGGATCAAATCCTTGTGCAGGGCGAAGACAGCAAACTACACCAAGCTTTAGTTCAGAAAAAAGGATATACGGGACAGGTTAGCGGCGGTATAAACTATCTTGGTAATATGTTTAACTATAACGGGCCGATGCTTTGGATGATGGATCTTATTCACGATCAGAATGTTTCGGCCGACAGCATCATGCTCGAAGTTGATCGCATTATGCAGGAACTCGCAGAAAAACCTGTTGATCAGGCTACACTCAACCGCGCCTTAGTTAAAATGCGTTCATCGCTGTATGGCGAATTTAATCAAACCGGCGGATTGGGCAAAATGGACCTGCTTGCCTGCTTTGCCTTATTTGATGATAACCCGGCACGAATCAATACACTGGAAGACGAGTTTCGTAAAGTCACGCCGGAGCTTATTCGCGAAACGGCCAAGAAATATCTGCGTTCAACCAATCGGACCATACTTTCGGTAGAAGCAACCAATGTGATGAAAAATAAAATGGGAGCCGCGCAATGA
- a CDS encoding insulinase family protein, producing MKSVKYILILAAMFISVAFAQKETPPKGSAPKDFSLPKRETISLPNGLQASLIRYGNVPKAMIRVIVRTGNIDEKNNETWLADLTGEFLSEGTASKNAEAVATAAANMGGSLNINTGLDQSFVAGEVLSEFTPDFIKLSADVIRNPAFPAAELERLKSKMLRDLSVQSSTPQSQALEKYSKVMYGDHAYGRTFPTEAMLKSYTLDQVKSFYAANFSAKRTHIFVVGVFDPAAVTKAIREAFGDWKEGTPPTQNVPQAKSERTIYLIDRPGAPQSTIILGLPTMDASHPDYVKFLIMNSILGGSFGSRITSNIRENKGYTYSPFSAITSRYRSANWSEQADVTTEHTGASIKEILYEIERLKKEPPAKDELEGIQNYQAGIFVLQNSNFNGIVNQLAFLNLHGLPDTYLSNYVKNVYAVTPEDVSNMAKSQLKDDAYTIVIVGDIAKIEKQVKGYGKIVK from the coding sequence ATGAAATCCGTAAAATATATTCTAATACTGGCCGCCATGTTTATTTCTGTGGCCTTTGCTCAAAAAGAAACGCCCCCTAAAGGTTCAGCGCCAAAAGACTTTTCTCTGCCAAAACGTGAGACTATTTCGCTGCCCAATGGTTTACAAGCTTCGCTCATTCGCTACGGCAATGTTCCCAAAGCCATGATACGCGTCATTGTGCGTACCGGTAATATTGATGAAAAAAACAACGAAACGTGGCTTGCTGATTTGACCGGTGAGTTTTTGAGTGAAGGTACCGCTTCAAAAAATGCCGAAGCCGTGGCTACGGCTGCAGCCAATATGGGCGGATCATTAAATATCAATACCGGACTGGACCAGTCATTTGTAGCCGGCGAAGTCTTATCGGAATTCACTCCGGATTTCATCAAACTTTCGGCTGACGTGATTCGAAATCCTGCTTTCCCTGCTGCTGAACTCGAGCGTCTAAAATCAAAAATGCTTCGTGATCTGAGCGTGCAAAGCAGCACACCGCAATCCCAAGCACTGGAAAAATACAGCAAAGTGATGTATGGCGATCACGCGTATGGGCGTACTTTTCCTACCGAAGCCATGCTCAAGAGTTATACCCTTGATCAAGTAAAATCATTTTATGCGGCCAATTTTTCAGCTAAACGCACCCATATTTTTGTTGTGGGTGTATTTGACCCTGCTGCTGTAACTAAAGCCATACGTGAAGCCTTCGGCGACTGGAAAGAAGGAACCCCGCCGACACAAAACGTACCTCAGGCTAAGTCCGAACGAACAATTTATCTGATTGACCGCCCCGGCGCACCGCAATCTACGATAATACTCGGTTTACCTACGATGGATGCTTCCCATCCGGATTATGTTAAATTTCTCATCATGAACTCCATTCTGGGAGGATCATTCGGTTCGCGTATTACCAGTAATATCCGCGAAAACAAGGGCTACACTTATTCGCCTTTCAGCGCTATCACTTCACGTTATCGTAGCGCTAACTGGTCGGAACAGGCGGACGTGACAACCGAGCATACCGGCGCATCTATCAAAGAAATTTTATACGAAATCGAACGCCTTAAAAAAGAACCTCCGGCTAAGGATGAATTGGAAGGAATTCAAAATTATCAGGCCGGAATATTCGTATTACAAAATTCAAACTTCAACGGTATCGTCAATCAATTAGCTTTCCTCAATTTGCACGGTTTACCGGATACATACCTTAGTAATTACGTTAAAAATGTATATGCCGTGACACCGGAGGATGTATCCAACATGGCTAAATCTCAATTAAAGGACGATGCTTATACGATCGTCATTGTCGGAGACATTGCTAAAATCGAAAAACAGGTAAAAGGGTACGGAAAGATCGTGAAATAA
- a CDS encoding VCBS repeat-containing protein has protein sequence MRKILPLFWIILVIVWPERSLLGQMRFVPITDTSNPIITDSLGPTFNNYNGSAWIDFDSDGDLDLYAHIGHLYRNDGGVFVSISQAPGAGLSNAAIGKGISFGDVDNDGDPDALVTSTRGSGLYLNNGGTFTRISTGSIGQPNAGWTGALGDYDNDGLLDIIMAAPFTFDGINSSNLLFHNEGNAQFTRIDTSVITSQTGPYTVPSWYDYDMDGDIDLFIGSGPATGNAGPDFYFKNMLSETGTAFFRRMTDNFASELRDGQNVNWFDFDNDGDFDFYVTNYGFGNNSIQPNHFYRNDAGVYTKLTSGAIATDADVSLGNLWEDFDNDGDLDCFISNENGDSSLYYQNNNDGTFTRIDTLAMSNGTNPRRGSAAGDFDQDGDLDLYVYSSFKGANNFFRNDLTNGNHWINFRLSGKVSNHTAWGAIIRVKATIGGHTRWQTRQMSAQNSFSGHSAEIQHFGMADATNVDSVEIRWPSGIRQYATSLAVNQTVDIIEDTSLGYKPNFKWISNNSTFVDSSYTATLFAHANPKAVYRLIQSPSGMTIDSVSGLIQWVPNATQTGNQTVRVSAVNSHGSQERQYTLSITQLVKPQIIPLPNRATMVGMNVSIFSKYVSTPTQPATYQLVQGPAGMTINSIAGHITWKPTSSQLGSHNIKIRSVNPVGSDSMTFTIDVKDQPKMYVLQNPIATHTVDLITVSEINLRSKPFIQVTGQTVFAPGQSAVVVSDSISPGVYRGSWVFDSTRTYQINATFSDSNGFTGSLQKIFTVAIIAADKPTWIQTMDNRFSVFVPARAIASERFAIIEASQEAGMDFISFGNALELQSHARIELNAWRNPKMEFETINGWEEIPVERVGHLFRANIKHLGKFRISESTGSEISEKVPHNLSLSQNYPNPFNPTTTIRFDLHQPSDIRLTIYNTLGQRIRLVTQGVFSAGTHRVIWDGRNDQGVAVASGIYIYRLESDGSIFSKRMMLIK, from the coding sequence ATGCGTAAAATTTTACCATTATTCTGGATCATATTAGTGATAGTTTGGCCGGAACGTTCATTGTTAGGGCAAATGCGGTTCGTACCTATCACAGATACTTCCAATCCCATCATTACGGATTCGTTGGGGCCGACCTTTAATAATTATAACGGGTCGGCATGGATTGATTTTGATAGCGACGGTGACCTTGATTTGTACGCACATATTGGTCATCTCTATCGCAATGATGGGGGAGTTTTCGTTTCGATATCTCAAGCGCCGGGTGCCGGTTTATCTAATGCCGCAATAGGAAAAGGAATTTCTTTTGGCGACGTGGATAATGACGGCGATCCGGATGCTTTAGTCACGTCTACACGTGGATCGGGTTTATACCTAAATAACGGTGGAACATTTACACGCATTAGTACCGGATCAATAGGTCAACCGAATGCGGGTTGGACAGGCGCTCTTGGTGATTATGATAACGATGGTTTATTAGATATTATCATGGCAGCTCCATTTACTTTTGATGGTATAAACAGCAGTAATCTGTTATTTCACAATGAAGGGAACGCTCAATTTACGCGCATTGATACGTCAGTCATTACATCTCAAACAGGACCATATACAGTTCCCAGTTGGTATGATTACGATATGGATGGAGATATTGATTTGTTTATAGGAAGCGGCCCGGCAACAGGAAATGCCGGTCCGGATTTTTATTTTAAAAATATGTTATCGGAAACGGGGACAGCTTTTTTCAGAAGGATGACAGATAATTTTGCAAGCGAACTTCGCGATGGCCAAAATGTTAACTGGTTCGATTTTGATAATGACGGTGATTTTGATTTTTATGTAACAAATTATGGTTTTGGAAATAACTCTATTCAACCCAATCATTTTTATCGAAATGACGCGGGAGTCTACACAAAACTAACCTCCGGTGCCATTGCAACGGATGCAGACGTATCCTTGGGGAATCTTTGGGAAGACTTTGATAATGACGGCGATTTGGACTGCTTTATTTCAAATGAAAACGGAGATAGCAGCCTATATTATCAAAATAATAATGACGGGACTTTTACGCGGATTGATACACTGGCGATGTCTAACGGGACAAATCCACGACGCGGATCGGCAGCCGGTGATTTTGATCAAGATGGGGATTTGGATTTATACGTGTATAGTTCCTTTAAAGGTGCAAATAATTTCTTCCGCAACGATCTGACGAACGGGAATCATTGGATTAATTTTCGTTTGTCCGGCAAAGTATCCAACCATACAGCTTGGGGCGCCATTATTCGCGTCAAAGCAACGATCGGGGGGCATACCCGTTGGCAAACCCGTCAAATGTCAGCACAAAATTCGTTTAGCGGTCATAGCGCAGAGATTCAGCATTTTGGTATGGCCGATGCTACGAATGTCGATTCGGTCGAAATACGCTGGCCATCAGGAATACGTCAGTACGCTACCTCTTTAGCTGTAAATCAAACGGTGGATATTATTGAAGATACTAGTTTAGGGTACAAGCCAAATTTTAAATGGATATCTAACAATTCTACATTTGTAGATTCATCGTATACAGCGACTTTGTTTGCTCATGCTAATCCAAAAGCCGTATATAGGCTCATTCAGTCACCCTCAGGTATGACGATTGATTCCGTTAGTGGCTTGATACAGTGGGTTCCCAACGCTACACAAACCGGTAATCAAACGGTACGTGTGTCCGCTGTTAATTCTCATGGATCACAAGAAAGGCAATACACTCTTTCTATAACCCAATTGGTAAAGCCACAGATTATTCCTTTGCCTAATCGTGCGACAATGGTGGGGATGAATGTAAGTATTTTTTCAAAATACGTAAGCACGCCTACCCAACCGGCAACATATCAACTGGTACAAGGACCAGCGGGGATGACTATTAATAGCATTGCGGGACATATCACTTGGAAACCGACATCGTCGCAATTAGGATCTCACAACATCAAAATCAGATCGGTCAACCCAGTTGGTTCCGATTCGATGACATTTACTATTGATGTCAAGGATCAACCCAAAATGTATGTTTTGCAAAATCCGATAGCTACGCATACGGTTGATTTGATTACTGTCAGTGAAATTAACCTAAGATCAAAACCGTTTATACAGGTTACGGGGCAAACTGTTTTCGCTCCAGGACAAAGTGCTGTTGTAGTATCCGATTCAATTTCTCCGGGGGTCTATCGCGGTTCGTGGGTTTTCGATTCGACGCGGACATACCAAATCAATGCGACATTTTCAGATTCCAATGGTTTCACCGGAAGCCTTCAAAAAATATTCACAGTAGCGATCATTGCCGCAGATAAACCTACATGGATTCAAACGATGGATAACCGTTTTAGCGTCTTTGTCCCGGCGCGAGCCATAGCCTCTGAGCGTTTCGCTATTATCGAAGCGTCACAAGAAGCGGGTATGGATTTTATCAGTTTTGGAAATGCTCTCGAATTGCAATCGCATGCACGCATAGAATTGAACGCATGGCGCAATCCAAAAATGGAATTTGAAACAATTAATGGTTGGGAAGAGATCCCGGTCGAAAGAGTCGGTCATTTGTTTAGGGCTAATATCAAACATCTTGGAAAATTTCGAATTTCAGAATCTACAGGCTCTGAAATTTCTGAAAAAGTACCACATAATTTGAGTTTATCGCAAAATTATCCGAATCCATTTAATCCTACGACGACGATCCGATTTGACCTTCATCAGCCATCAGATATACGATTGACGATTTATAATACGCTCGGACAAAGGATACGATTGGTGACACAAGGTGTTTTTTCCGCCGGTACGCATCGTGTTATATGGGACGGGCGCAATGATCAAGGTGTAGCCGTTGCCAGCGGTATTTATATTTATCGCCTCGAAAGCGATGGCAGTATTTTTTCCAAACGAATGATGTTAATCAAATAA
- a CDS encoding response regulator transcription factor — protein sequence MIRLMIVEDDPDIREGLELIAVQTRGVKLVGAYNTAETAIEAAEKEKPDVLLLDIELPGINGIEAIPLFKKRSENTDILILTVHQDDQTVFDALCAGASGYLIKTAHPNKIMDAVKEINSGGVPMSASIARLVIQSFQKKQNPILTARETDVLRFLCKGHSYKMIADSMHVSWETVHSHIKSIYRKLNVNSKSEAVITALKDRII from the coding sequence ATGATACGACTCATGATCGTTGAAGACGATCCCGATATACGCGAAGGATTGGAACTTATTGCCGTTCAGACGCGGGGTGTAAAACTCGTCGGAGCTTATAACACGGCAGAAACTGCTATAGAAGCTGCAGAAAAGGAAAAACCGGATGTACTTTTACTGGATATTGAATTGCCGGGAATAAACGGAATTGAGGCTATTCCGCTTTTTAAGAAACGTAGCGAAAATACCGATATACTTATTTTAACCGTTCATCAGGACGATCAAACGGTATTTGATGCTTTGTGTGCCGGGGCATCAGGTTATCTGATCAAAACAGCCCATCCTAATAAAATCATGGATGCGGTGAAAGAAATAAACTCCGGTGGTGTACCGATGAGTGCGTCTATTGCACGGCTTGTAATTCAATCTTTCCAAAAAAAACAAAATCCGATTTTAACTGCACGCGAGACGGATGTATTGCGGTTTCTTTGTAAAGGTCACAGTTATAAAATGATTGCCGATAGTATGCACGTCAGCTGGGAAACAGTGCATTCACACATCAAAAGTATCTATCGTAAACTTAATGTTAATTCCAAATCCGAAGCTGTCATTACAGCGTTAAAAGATCGTATTATTTGA